TTACCGAATTGCACTTCATGTCCATCGATTTCCATTCTAATATTGGAGGCGTGATTTGCTGGATGAAATGCAACTTGGAAAGTTGTTTTCTCCATATATAGGTCTTTAAGTTGACGAAGTATTTTCTTTTCAAGCTTTCCAGCAGCTTGCTTCCTTAAGTTACTCAATTGTTTCGCTTCTAGGTATAAGTCTTTACCTATTTCTTTTCGTTTATCATTTAATGATTGGATACGATCGTCTTTGTTTGTAAATGTATCTAGCTCTTCTTCAATGCGAGAGCTGTATTCTAATATTTCTTCAACTGAATTACCGTATTTTCTTTTCAATGTATTAATTTCATGTATACGCTCTTCAATGACCGTTAATCTTTCAGGATCAAATTCCATCGTTTCTACATAATCCCTTAGTTGATGAGAAACATCTTCTAGAGCGTAATAAGCATTTGTAACGGTCTCTTGAACTGGCTTTAGAGCAGGATCTATATCCGCCACATCTTCTAGATGTCCCATTGAAAGACCAAGGATATCAACACCCTTTTGCTCACCATATAAGGCTTGATAGGCATCTTGGACAGATTGATATAACTTTTCGAAATTGCTTAACTTTTGCTTTTCCTCCATTAACTCTTCATCTTCATTAGGTTGGAGATTCGCTTTTTCAATTTCATCAAGTTGATATTGTATTAGATCGATGCGATGCGCCATTTCTTGTTCATTTTCAGTCAGTTGTTTCAACTGTCTATCCGTTTCGACATAGCGTTTGTACAGTTGACGATATTCTTCCTTTGTACGTTTCAAATCTGCCGCTAAGTATTGATCTAATAAACTAAGGTGCTTATCGCTTTGCATTAGAAATTGATGTTCGTGCTGACCATGGATATCGATCAATGATTGACCAATTTCACGAAGAATTGCCAATGTCACAAGTTTGCCGTTAATGCGACAAATACTTTTCCCTGAATTCGTTATGTCTCTCTTTAATACGATCATTCCGTCTGTTACTTCAATACCCTGCCCTTGAGTTTTCTCAATAACAGGGTGTTTTTCATTTATGTAAAATAAACCTTCAATTTCAGCTCGATCGGAACCATGTCGCACATACTCTGACGAACCTCTACCACCAATCAACAAACCTATTGCATCAATAATGATGGATTTTCCTGCACCAGTTTCTCCAGTTAATACCGTTAACCCTTCTTCAAAAGGTACAGTAACTTCTTCAATAATTGCAAAATGTCGTATCGATAATTCCGCTAGCATACTTATCCTCCTAGGTTCTAAAGCATATCTAAGAATTGTCGAGTAATCGTTGGACTGTCATGAGATGACCGACAAATAATAAGAATCGTATCGTCTCCACAAATTGTTCCCATAATTTCTTCCCAATCCAAATTATCGATCAATGCACCAACTGCGTTTGCATTGCCAGGTAACGTTTTCATTACTATAAGGTGATCTGTATGGTCTATGTTAATAAAACTGTCTGTTAGTGTTCTTTTCAGCTTTTGCAATGGGTTAAAACGTTGATCTGCAGGCAAACTATATTTGTATCTTCCATCCTGCATCGGTACTTTCACAAGATGCAATTCTTTAATATCTCGGGAGACAGTAGCCTGTGTTACATTAAATCCCGCACTCTTCAATCGATCAACAAGTTCATCCTGAGTATCGATATCGAAATTCGTTATTATTTCTCTAATCTTAATATGGCGTTGGCCTTTATTCATCATAATAGTATCACTCCACAATGCTGCATTCTCACAATATATGCTTATCATAAACGAATTACTGAAAATTGTACACGGATGTGTTGAACTTGCTCAGGGCGTCAACACAAAAACGCTAAGTAGTCCTTTAAATCAAAAAAATAACGGGAATACTTACCCGTTATTTTTCTTCTTTTTTGTATGATTCATGCGCTTTTGCAACAATTGCTTTTGCATCGCCGCTCCATTTCATTTCCGCGGCTTCATCATGTTGTGGTTTCTCAAGGTGCAATAAGAACTCTATATTCCCTTCTCCTCCACGAATGGGTGAGTGCGTACAATCAATGACGTGGTAGCCCGTTTCATGACTAAATTGAGTGATTTTCTCGATAACTGCTTGATGTACTTTCTTATCTCGTATGATCCCTTTCTTTCCTACCTCTTCCTTCCCTGCTTCGAATTGTGGTTTAACAAGGGCCACAACCCGTCCACCAGTAAGAAGAATTTCTTTTAAGACAGGTAGGATGAGTTTTAATGAAATGAAAGAAACATCTATAGTAGCTACATGAGGCAATCCTTTTGAAAAATCTTCTGGCTTTGAGTACCTGAAGTTTGTTCGTTCCATTACTTGAACGCGTGGATCATTCCTTAACTTCCAAGCAAGTTGGTTATAACCAACATCGACCGCATATACGAATTTTGCCCCGTTTTGTAGTGCACAATCTGTAAATCCTCCAGTGGAAGAGCCAATGTCTATCATAATCTTGTCGTTTAAATCAAAATTAAATGAGTGGAGTGCCTTTTCTAATTTCAGACCCCCTCTACTCACATAAGGAATTGGATTTCCTTTCAACTCAATTGGAACTTCCACATCCACTTTCTGACCAGGTTTATCTAGACGCTCTTGTTCTGAAAATACAAGGCCAGCCATGATCGCCCTTTTGGCTTTCTCCCTTGTTTCAATCAATCCACGTTCAACGAGGAGAATGTCTAGCCTTTCTTTCTTTTTCATACTAATAAGCCCTCTGTTGTTTCTTAGGAATCATTTCAAACACACGCTCAATAACACCTTCTGGGGTTAAGTTGATTTCTTCAAGCAGTTTAGAAACACTTCCATGCTCTATGAATCGATCAGGAATTCCCATTCGATCAATTACAGCATCATGCATACCAAGGTCATGTACGAATTCTAGCACGGCGCTACCGAATCCACCTTGGATGATGCCTTCTTCCATGGTTAAAATCGGTATTTGCTTCGTAACAAGTTCAGTAATCATGCCATGATCTAGCGGCTTTATTGATCTCGCGTTAATAATGATTGGAGAAACACCTTGTTTAATAAGTTGTTCGGCAGCCTTCATCGCTACAGGAATCATCGTCCCAACGGCAAGAATAGCTACATCCTTACCTTCTTTCAAGACTTCCCATGTACCGATTTCAATTTTCTGAAGCTCCTCATCCATAGGAACGCCAATTCCACTACCTCTCGGGAATCTTACCGCAATCGGTCCTTCATTATATTCAGTCGCCGTATAGACCATATGTTGTAATTCATTTTCATCCTTTGGATTAAGGACAACCATATTCGGTAAATGTCTCAAAAAGGCAATATCAAATACACCTTGGTGTGTTTCACCATCAGATCCTACTAATCCAGATCGATCAACCGCAAATACAACATTTAAATTTTGTCTACATACATCGTGTACTAATTGATCGTATGCACGTTGTAAGAAGGTTGAATATATAGACAGCACTGGCTTCATTTCTTGAGTCGCAAGACCTGCTGCCATAGTTGTTGCATGCTGCTCAGCAATCCCCACATCATAAAGTCGATCTGGAAATTCCTCTCCAAAACCTTCTAGCTTTGATCCGACAGTCATAGCAGGCGTTAAAACAACGAGTCGTTCGTCTTTACGAGCAACAGTACGTAACGTTTCACTAACGACTTTACTGTAACTTGGCCCAGACGCTGCAGGCTTAATAAAGTCACCTGACTCAATTTTGTATGGACCCGGACCATGCCACGTTCCAATTGCATCGGTTTCAGCAGGCTTATACCCTTTCCCTTTTTGAGTTAATACGTGTACGAGGACTGGTCCTTTCGTCTTACGTGCATATTTAATATTCTCGGTTAGATCCTCAATACTGTGGCCATCGACTGGACCAAGGTAAGTAAACCCTAACTCTTCAAAGAAAATGCCAGAAACGAGCATGTATTTTAGACAGTCCTTTAGTCTTTCAGCAGTAGAGGCAAGGCGTCCACCTGCAGGTACTTTCTTTATGAGTGATTCAAACTCTTCTTTCACTCGCTTATATTTCCCTGCAGTTCTTAATCGACCTAGGACGTTATGCAATGCACCA
This Pseudalkalibacillus berkeleyi DNA region includes the following protein-coding sequences:
- the ahrC gene encoding transcriptional regulator AhrC/ArgR, producing the protein MNKGQRHIKIREIITNFDIDTQDELVDRLKSAGFNVTQATVSRDIKELHLVKVPMQDGRYKYSLPADQRFNPLQKLKRTLTDSFINIDHTDHLIVMKTLPGNANAVGALIDNLDWEEIMGTICGDDTILIICRSSHDSPTITRQFLDML
- the dxs gene encoding 1-deoxy-D-xylulose-5-phosphate synthase; amino-acid sequence: MNLESIEDPKFLKELEGEQLEELAESIRTFLIEKISKTGGHLGPNLGVVELTLVLHKLFESPKDKFIWDVGHQAYVHKILTGRADKFDTLKQYQGLCGFPKRSESEHDVWETGHSSTSLSAAMGMATARDLKKTDEEIVAIIGDGALTGGMALEALNHIGHEQKDLIVILNDNEMSIAPNVGALHNVLGRLRTAGKYKRVKEEFESLIKKVPAGGRLASTAERLKDCLKYMLVSGIFFEELGFTYLGPVDGHSIEDLTENIKYARKTKGPVLVHVLTQKGKGYKPAETDAIGTWHGPGPYKIESGDFIKPAASGPSYSKVVSETLRTVARKDERLVVLTPAMTVGSKLEGFGEEFPDRLYDVGIAEQHATTMAAGLATQEMKPVLSIYSTFLQRAYDQLVHDVCRQNLNVVFAVDRSGLVGSDGETHQGVFDIAFLRHLPNMVVLNPKDENELQHMVYTATEYNEGPIAVRFPRGSGIGVPMDEELQKIEIGTWEVLKEGKDVAILAVGTMIPVAMKAAEQLIKQGVSPIIINARSIKPLDHGMITELVTKQIPILTMEEGIIQGGFGSAVLEFVHDLGMHDAVIDRMGIPDRFIEHGSVSKLLEEINLTPEGVIERVFEMIPKKQQRAY
- the recN gene encoding DNA repair protein RecN, with product MLAELSIRHFAIIEEVTVPFEEGLTVLTGETGAGKSIIIDAIGLLIGGRGSSEYVRHGSDRAEIEGLFYINEKHPVIEKTQGQGIEVTDGMIVLKRDITNSGKSICRINGKLVTLAILREIGQSLIDIHGQHEHQFLMQSDKHLSLLDQYLAADLKRTKEEYRQLYKRYVETDRQLKQLTENEQEMAHRIDLIQYQLDEIEKANLQPNEDEELMEEKQKLSNFEKLYQSVQDAYQALYGEQKGVDILGLSMGHLEDVADIDPALKPVQETVTNAYYALEDVSHQLRDYVETMEFDPERLTVIEERIHEINTLKRKYGNSVEEILEYSSRIEEELDTFTNKDDRIQSLNDKRKEIGKDLYLEAKQLSNLRKQAAGKLEKKILRQLKDLYMEKTTFQVAFHPANHASNIRMEIDGHEVQFGKHGMDEVEFLISTNPGEPLKPLAKIASGGELSRIILALKAIFSNQQEVASIIFDEVDTGVSGRVAQAIAEKIQKLSAGSQVLCITHLPQVAAMADRHLYIQKKIKGDRTLTIVKPLPFDEKVKEIARMISGVEITDLTKRHAKEMIQFADEVKITS
- a CDS encoding TlyA family RNA methyltransferase, translated to MKKKERLDILLVERGLIETREKAKRAIMAGLVFSEQERLDKPGQKVDVEVPIELKGNPIPYVSRGGLKLEKALHSFNFDLNDKIMIDIGSSTGGFTDCALQNGAKFVYAVDVGYNQLAWKLRNDPRVQVMERTNFRYSKPEDFSKGLPHVATIDVSFISLKLILPVLKEILLTGGRVVALVKPQFEAGKEEVGKKGIIRDKKVHQAVIEKITQFSHETGYHVIDCTHSPIRGGEGNIEFLLHLEKPQHDEAAEMKWSGDAKAIVAKAHESYKKEEK